Proteins from a genomic interval of Bradyrhizobium sp. CCGB01:
- a CDS encoding cupin domain-containing protein, whose protein sequence is MADSISLADKLATFEDHWSPRTVTTFNDCDVMVVKVKGEFTWHKHDDTDDFFLVLKGQLDIELRDRTVTLGPGELYVVPKGIEHRPVAREEVHLMLIEPTGTPNTGDKATAAARKLA, encoded by the coding sequence ATGGCCGACAGCATATCACTTGCCGACAAGCTCGCGACCTTCGAGGACCATTGGTCGCCGCGCACAGTCACGACCTTCAACGATTGCGACGTGATGGTGGTGAAGGTGAAGGGCGAGTTCACCTGGCACAAGCACGACGACACCGACGATTTCTTTCTCGTCCTGAAGGGCCAGCTGGACATCGAATTGCGGGACCGCACAGTGACGCTCGGTCCGGGAGAACTCTATGTCGTGCCCAAAGGTATCGAGCACCGCCCAGTGGCGCGCGAGGAGGTTCACCTCATGCTGATCGAGCCGACCGGCACGCCGAATACTGGCGACAAGGCCACTGCCGCAGCGCGAAAGCTCGCGTAG
- a CDS encoding zinc-binding dehydrogenase, with amino-acid sequence MEQIRVCTHAGPGSEPVIRTVPWPKVGRKAALIKVGACGVCGTDLHILKGHWPKPLPWPFTLGHELGGIIVECGEEFTEDFMSKPLKVGSKVMIPPLMPCGHCYYCIHYPQTANKCLTPVYYGRYLGFDKAPHMWGGWAEYVYVDLDMLPGTKIYKLPDDMSLRLGALSEPLTSCIRAFNRASRAGGFSWGDTVVIQGSGPIGILAVAAAREMGAGRVICVGAPEEPRLKLAREFGAEATVNIEEIKSPQERIARVREIVGGFGADLVMDCSGHPTAGPEGIEMLRDGGTYVEMGQFTDAGSIETSWHRICTKDLNVLGSWGFTGNDLPLGVDMLYRTAGKYPWLKMQTIYPFTEAGVAQAVRDAMAMKTVKSTIVPWPELVE; translated from the coding sequence ATGGAACAGATTCGCGTCTGCACCCACGCGGGGCCGGGCTCGGAGCCCGTCATCCGCACAGTGCCGTGGCCGAAGGTCGGCCGCAAGGCCGCGCTGATCAAGGTCGGTGCCTGCGGCGTCTGCGGCACCGATCTGCATATCCTCAAGGGGCATTGGCCGAAGCCGCTGCCCTGGCCGTTCACGCTCGGCCATGAGCTCGGTGGAATCATCGTCGAGTGCGGCGAGGAGTTTACCGAGGACTTCATGAGCAAGCCGCTCAAGGTCGGCTCGAAAGTGATGATCCCTCCGCTGATGCCCTGCGGCCACTGCTATTACTGTATTCATTATCCGCAGACCGCCAACAAGTGCCTGACGCCGGTCTATTACGGCCGCTATCTCGGCTTCGACAAGGCGCCGCACATGTGGGGCGGCTGGGCCGAATATGTCTATGTCGATCTCGACATGCTGCCCGGCACCAAGATCTACAAGCTGCCCGACGACATGTCGCTGCGGCTTGGCGCGTTGTCTGAGCCGCTGACGTCCTGCATTCGCGCCTTCAACCGCGCGAGCCGCGCCGGCGGCTTCAGCTGGGGCGACACCGTGGTGATCCAGGGCTCGGGCCCGATCGGCATCCTGGCTGTCGCGGCCGCAAGGGAGATGGGGGCAGGGCGCGTGATCTGCGTCGGCGCGCCGGAGGAGCCGCGGCTGAAGCTCGCGCGCGAGTTCGGCGCGGAGGCGACCGTGAACATCGAGGAGATCAAATCGCCGCAGGAGCGCATCGCGCGTGTGCGCGAGATTGTCGGCGGCTTCGGTGCTGACCTGGTGATGGATTGCTCGGGCCATCCGACCGCCGGCCCCGAAGGCATCGAGATGCTGCGCGACGGCGGCACCTATGTCGAGATGGGGCAGTTCACCGACGCCGGCTCTATCGAAACTTCATGGCATCGCATCTGTACCAAGGATCTCAACGTACTGGGATCCTGGGGCTTTACCGGCAACGACCTGCCGCTCGGCGTCGATATGCTCTACCGCACGGCGGGCAAGTACCCCTGGCTGAAGATGCAGACGATCTATCCGTTCACGGAAGCGGGCGTCGCGCAGGCGGTGAGGGATGCGATGGCGATGAAGACGGTGAAGTCGACCATCGTGCCGTGGCCGGAATTGGTGGAGTGA
- a CDS encoding GNAT family N-acetyltransferase, which translates to MIVAEDDGHVVGAVAYVGPQRPKAAFFDPAWPVIRMLVVDPLARGKGIGLQLTEECLRRAERDRSPVIALHTTPIMTVALPMYLRMGFTRVRDAPDILGVPYAVYVKTLG; encoded by the coding sequence ATGATCGTTGCCGAAGACGATGGCCATGTCGTCGGCGCCGTCGCCTATGTCGGGCCGCAGCGGCCGAAGGCAGCGTTCTTCGATCCGGCCTGGCCGGTCATCCGCATGCTGGTGGTCGATCCTCTCGCGCGCGGCAAGGGCATCGGCCTGCAACTCACGGAAGAATGCCTTCGACGCGCCGAACGCGACCGCTCGCCGGTCATCGCGCTGCATACGACGCCGATCATGACGGTCGCGCTGCCGATGTATCTGCGCATGGGGTTTACGCGGGTTCGCGATGCGCCGGATATTCTGGGCGTGCCCTACGCGGTTTACGTCAAGACGCTGGGGTAG
- a CDS encoding metallophosphoesterase, translating into MRLAVISDIHGNLAALEAVLADIKARGVDSTVNLGDCVTSPLWPRETFEALQSLSLPTVRGNHDRWIEEFPEDKLSSAGRFARHALTPEQRLALHSLPAQLRLEDGILACHGTPDDDTTCLLEESLDDGRFVPACRDVLATRLQSEPTARVVLCGHSHRQAAVHGPGGCLVLNPGSVGCPVFADIPFAAKLEYRSPHARYAIITKRMRGWQVEMLALEYDWEAASAQALANGRPDWAQAMLSGHVK; encoded by the coding sequence ATGCGATTGGCAGTCATTTCCGATATCCACGGCAACCTTGCTGCCTTGGAGGCCGTGCTGGCCGACATCAAGGCGCGTGGCGTCGATAGCACGGTCAATCTGGGCGATTGCGTCACCAGCCCTTTGTGGCCGCGAGAGACGTTCGAGGCACTCCAATCGCTATCGTTACCGACCGTGCGCGGAAACCATGACCGCTGGATTGAGGAGTTTCCAGAAGACAAGCTTTCATCGGCAGGCCGATTTGCGCGTCACGCATTGACTCCGGAGCAACGTCTCGCACTCCACAGCTTGCCTGCCCAGCTGCGGCTGGAGGACGGGATTTTGGCCTGCCATGGCACGCCCGATGACGATACGACGTGCCTGCTGGAAGAATCGCTCGACGACGGCCGCTTTGTGCCGGCGTGCCGCGACGTGCTTGCAACGCGCCTCCAGAGCGAGCCAACGGCGCGCGTCGTCCTGTGTGGTCACAGCCACCGCCAGGCGGCTGTTCATGGACCCGGCGGGTGTCTGGTTCTCAATCCGGGGAGTGTCGGTTGCCCCGTGTTCGCGGACATTCCTTTTGCCGCAAAGCTGGAATACCGCTCGCCTCACGCCCGCTATGCGATCATCACGAAACGAATGAGAGGCTGGCAGGTCGAGATGCTGGCCCTGGAATACGACTGGGAAGCGGCATCGGCGCAGGCGCTCGCCAACGGCCGTCCGGATTGGGCGCAGGCCATGTTATCCGGACATGTCAAATAG
- a CDS encoding Clp protease N-terminal domain-containing protein: MRDFRDAKAMAQTLRASLVSKGFKISIAESLELTAELFGLADWNTLAAAIRRGSPESRAASSRQPRASIKWPAGFTHELDLTLARALAYAEARKHEFATLEHLLLALLDDPDALEVMNANQIDLQALRRATTSYIDDKLSTWVMINGERDTTPTIAFRRVVHRATVRSLQRETSGLDVLATMFGENASPAVWLLSEHGMTGERLERALPRAS; the protein is encoded by the coding sequence ATGCGCGACTTCCGCGATGCTAAAGCTATGGCGCAAACGCTGCGCGCCTCTCTCGTCTCCAAAGGCTTCAAGATTTCGATTGCCGAAAGCCTCGAACTGACTGCCGAGCTGTTTGGCTTGGCTGACTGGAACACGCTTGCGGCCGCTATTCGACGCGGATCGCCTGAGTCCCGTGCAGCCTCGTCTCGGCAACCGCGTGCAAGCATCAAATGGCCTGCGGGATTTACCCACGAACTCGACCTAACCCTGGCAAGGGCTCTGGCCTACGCCGAAGCGCGAAAGCATGAGTTCGCCACGCTCGAACATCTCTTGCTTGCGCTGCTGGATGATCCGGACGCCTTGGAGGTGATGAATGCCAACCAGATTGACCTCCAAGCCCTGCGGCGAGCCACGACCTCATATATCGATGACAAGCTGAGCACCTGGGTGATGATCAACGGCGAGCGCGACACGACGCCGACGATTGCGTTTCGACGTGTGGTGCATCGTGCAACCGTGCGCAGCTTGCAACGCGAAACGAGTGGGCTGGACGTGCTGGCGACCATGTTCGGCGAGAACGCGAGTCCTGCGGTTTGGCTCCTGAGCGAGCATGGAATGACCGGCGAGCGTCTTGAGAGGGCGCTTCCTCGCGCCAGTTGA
- a CDS encoding serine hydrolase, which translates to MNNSSEFSDASLISDIDRLAAEAMSIWKVPGTALAVVQEGKVVLARAYGQRDVESDLPATPRTQFVICSITKSFTATAIALLHHEGLLDWTKPVRDYLPEFRLSDAVATERVTIRDLLSHQSGLPRHDWIHLPGDLAPAEMLPLMRHLELSRDIRTTWQYSNLCYNAAGLLIERLSGQSFEAFVRERLTNRLGMTVSFSLDELEAGPEPARPYKIDVDTRSPALRLPIRTTAAGAINTSVADLANWMRLHLGKGEFEGERLLPASLVEQLHAPLAPVGKSEYSEFGHAHYGLGLQSNSYRGERMVSHGGGWNGWGSFMTLVPDAGIGVAVLTNRSPSEIPPILAWYIIDRLRGREPVDWLSRFRKMREDFIAHIPADKEARERARYKDTKPAHALSAYAADYAHPAYGVISIRERDGALHWSWRGMGALLSHRHFETFVTPEIIDQLHPDNLPITFQTDRDGNIVHLSVPLEPMVKDIVFERRAAGDCVDPAFRARCVGQFRSGAITHRVTMDSEGRLILKPDYQPAYRLEPQQGRGFRVAELEGFAVEFRGEGESIDQIVFHQPNGISVADRVLEQESGH; encoded by the coding sequence ATGAACAATTCATCCGAGTTTTCCGACGCATCCCTCATCTCCGATATCGACCGGCTTGCCGCCGAAGCGATGTCCATCTGGAAAGTGCCGGGCACCGCGCTTGCCGTCGTCCAGGAAGGCAAGGTGGTACTTGCGCGCGCCTACGGCCAGCGCGACGTCGAGTCCGATTTGCCGGCTACGCCGCGCACGCAATTCGTAATTTGCTCGATCACGAAGTCGTTCACCGCGACCGCGATCGCATTGCTGCATCACGAAGGGCTGCTCGACTGGACCAAACCGGTCCGCGACTATCTGCCGGAGTTTCGCCTCTCAGACGCGGTGGCGACCGAACGTGTCACCATTCGCGACCTGCTCAGCCATCAGTCGGGGTTGCCGCGGCATGATTGGATTCATTTGCCTGGCGATCTGGCGCCGGCCGAGATGCTGCCGCTGATGCGGCACCTCGAACTAAGTCGCGACATCCGCACCACCTGGCAATACAGCAATCTCTGTTACAACGCCGCCGGTCTCCTTATCGAGCGGCTGAGTGGCCAGAGCTTTGAAGCCTTCGTGCGCGAGCGTCTTACAAACCGGCTCGGCATGACGGTCAGTTTCTCGCTCGATGAGCTCGAAGCAGGACCTGAACCGGCGCGGCCTTACAAGATCGACGTCGACACGCGGTCGCCAGCGCTGCGGCTCCCGATCCGCACCACGGCGGCAGGCGCCATCAACACGTCGGTCGCCGATCTCGCCAACTGGATGCGGCTGCATCTCGGCAAGGGCGAGTTCGAGGGCGAGCGCCTGCTTCCGGCTTCGCTGGTGGAGCAACTACACGCGCCGCTCGCTCCAGTCGGCAAGTCGGAATATTCCGAGTTCGGCCACGCGCACTATGGATTGGGGCTTCAGTCCAACAGCTACCGGGGCGAGCGCATGGTATCGCACGGCGGCGGTTGGAACGGGTGGGGCTCGTTTATGACCCTGGTCCCGGACGCCGGCATAGGCGTCGCCGTTCTGACCAACCGCAGTCCGAGCGAGATACCGCCGATCCTGGCGTGGTACATCATCGATCGGCTGCGCGGCCGGGAGCCGGTCGACTGGCTCTCGCGTTTCCGCAAGATGCGCGAGGACTTCATCGCCCATATCCCGGCCGACAAGGAGGCGCGCGAGAGGGCGCGCTACAAGGACACCAAGCCGGCGCATGCGTTGTCGGCTTATGCGGCCGACTATGCTCATCCCGCCTATGGTGTGATCTCGATCCGCGAGCGCGACGGCGCACTGCATTGGTCGTGGCGCGGCATGGGCGCGCTGTTGTCGCACCGGCATTTCGAGACATTCGTCACGCCGGAGATCATCGACCAGCTCCATCCTGATAATCTCCCTATCACCTTCCAGACCGACCGTGACGGCAACATTGTGCACCTGTCGGTGCCGCTGGAGCCGATGGTAAAGGACATCGTGTTCGAGCGCCGTGCGGCCGGCGACTGCGTCGATCCCGCATTCCGCGCACGCTGCGTCGGGCAGTTCAGGAGCGGCGCCATCACTCATCGCGTTACCATGGACAGCGAAGGCAGGCTCATTCTGAAGCCGGACTACCAGCCGGCCTATCGCCTGGAGCCGCAGCAGGGCCGCGGTTTTCGCGTCGCCGAGCTGGAGGGTTTTGCCGTCGAATTTCGCGGGGAGGGGGAGAGTATCGACCAGATCGTCTTCCACCAGCCGAACGGCATCTCCGTCGCCGACCGCGTGCTGGAGCAGGAGAGTGGTCACTGA
- a CDS encoding DEAD/DEAH box helicase — MSFPALTPPLARALAERNYDSPTPVQLAVLADDAAGRDLLVSAQTGSGKTLAYGLAMAKDLFGHAERFEQAGAPLALIVAPTRELALQVQRELAWLYGHAGGRVVSCVGGMDPRREQRELAAGAHIVVGTPGRLCDHLRRGRLDISQLKVVVLDEADEMLNLGFREDMEFILETTPDTRRTLLFSATFPRGIVALAKQYQQQAFRIEVAGDEGGHADIEYRAIRIAPADAEHAVVNVLRFYEAPSALVFCSTRDHVRHLQAALLERGFSVVALSGELTQNERTMALQSLRDGRARVCVATDVAARGIDLPSLDLVIHADLPNDAEVMQHRSGRTGRAGRKGTSVLLVPPARRRRAELLLNLSGIDAVWGTAPQAEEIRKLDHDRMKDVLFTEETTADDLALAQALLAERSAEDIAAALARLYRARLPSPEDIIDPGERSSRPRDDRGRDRFQGEGGDDRPGKVRPKSGKASSKHGMAEASVWFRAAIGRRKNAEARWLLPMICRRGGIDKRDIGAIKIMDTTTEFEISERVAESFAVKVKRPDKEDSIRIEPMADAPQRQAPSEERFEAPRREARDSDHRERQGDRARDTGGFKPRGKPHGERAPKFDDAPAFGKKKKHKNKPGHAEPSVTPWPVKGAPGKKPKKKKHRG, encoded by the coding sequence GTGTCTTTCCCGGCCCTGACCCCGCCGCTCGCCCGAGCTTTGGCCGAGCGCAACTACGATTCCCCGACCCCTGTTCAGCTCGCCGTGCTCGCGGACGACGCCGCTGGCCGCGACCTGCTGGTTTCGGCCCAGACCGGCTCCGGCAAGACGCTCGCCTATGGTCTGGCCATGGCCAAGGATCTGTTCGGTCACGCCGAGCGGTTCGAGCAGGCCGGTGCGCCGCTTGCCCTGATCGTCGCGCCGACCCGGGAGCTTGCCTTGCAGGTCCAGCGCGAGCTCGCCTGGCTTTACGGACATGCGGGCGGCCGCGTCGTCTCCTGTGTCGGCGGCATGGATCCGCGCCGCGAGCAGCGCGAGCTTGCGGCCGGCGCTCACATCGTCGTCGGCACGCCCGGCCGGTTGTGTGATCATTTGCGCCGCGGCCGTCTCGACATCTCGCAATTGAAGGTGGTCGTCCTCGACGAGGCCGACGAGATGCTCAATCTCGGTTTTCGCGAGGACATGGAATTCATCCTCGAGACCACGCCGGATACGCGGCGCACCCTGCTGTTCTCGGCGACGTTTCCGCGCGGCATCGTCGCGCTGGCCAAGCAGTACCAGCAGCAGGCGTTCCGGATCGAGGTTGCCGGCGACGAGGGCGGTCACGCCGACATCGAGTATCGCGCGATCCGGATCGCGCCCGCCGATGCCGAGCACGCGGTCGTCAACGTGCTGCGCTTCTACGAGGCGCCGAGCGCGCTGGTGTTCTGCAGCACACGCGATCACGTCAGGCATTTGCAGGCGGCGCTGCTGGAGCGCGGCTTCTCTGTCGTCGCCTTGTCAGGTGAATTGACCCAGAACGAGCGCACCATGGCGCTGCAGTCGCTGCGGGACGGACGCGCCCGCGTTTGCGTCGCGACCGACGTTGCCGCCCGCGGCATCGATTTGCCGAGCCTCGATCTCGTCATTCATGCCGACCTGCCCAACGACGCCGAGGTCATGCAGCATCGCTCGGGCCGCACCGGGCGTGCCGGCCGCAAGGGGACAAGCGTCCTCCTGGTGCCGCCCGCGCGGCGGCGGCGCGCGGAGCTGCTGCTCAATCTCTCAGGCATCGACGCTGTCTGGGGCACGGCGCCGCAGGCGGAGGAAATCCGCAAGCTCGATCATGACCGCATGAAGGACGTGCTGTTCACCGAGGAGACGACCGCCGACGATCTGGCGCTGGCGCAGGCATTGCTGGCCGAGCGGTCGGCCGAGGACATCGCCGCGGCGCTCGCGCGGCTCTATCGCGCGCGGCTGCCGTCGCCCGAGGACATCATCGATCCCGGTGAGCGAAGCAGCCGGCCGCGCGACGATCGCGGTCGTGACAGGTTTCAGGGCGAGGGCGGCGACGATCGTCCCGGGAAGGTGCGACCGAAGTCCGGCAAAGCGTCCTCGAAACACGGCATGGCGGAGGCGAGCGTCTGGTTTCGCGCCGCGATCGGACGGCGCAAGAATGCGGAGGCGCGCTGGCTGCTGCCGATGATCTGCCGCCGCGGCGGCATCGACAAGCGCGACATCGGCGCCATCAAGATCATGGACACGACCACCGAGTTCGAGATTTCCGAGCGGGTCGCGGAGTCCTTCGCCGTCAAGGTCAAGCGACCGGACAAGGAAGACAGCATTCGCATCGAGCCGATGGCGGATGCGCCGCAGCGGCAGGCGCCGTCAGAAGAGCGGTTCGAGGCACCTCGGCGCGAAGCCCGCGACAGCGACCATCGTGAACGTCAGGGCGATCGCGCGCGCGACACGGGTGGATTCAAGCCACGCGGCAAGCCTCACGGCGAGCGCGCGCCGAAATTCGACGATGCTCCGGCGTTCGGAAAGAAAAAGAAGCACAAGAACAAGCCGGGCCACGCTGAGCCCTCAGTCACCCCTTGGCCGGTGAAGGGCGCGCCGGGAAAGAAGCCGAAGAAGAAAAAGCATCGCGGCTGA
- a CDS encoding VOC family protein yields MESSKPHSPFHAIRAIDYTVIFVRDMVAMRRFYEDVLAFPLLRELSPNWIEYGLGSNTLALARPSRTAADAPTPAGSASLQLAFKVHAAEVDACADELVRQSVTLLSPPTDQSFGHRTLFFRDPDGNLLEVYAEI; encoded by the coding sequence ATGGAGTCAAGTAAGCCGCACTCCCCCTTCCACGCCATTCGCGCGATCGACTACACCGTCATTTTCGTGCGCGACATGGTGGCGATGCGCCGCTTCTACGAGGATGTGCTCGCCTTTCCGCTGCTGCGCGAGCTCTCGCCGAACTGGATCGAGTACGGCCTGGGCAGCAACACACTGGCCCTGGCACGACCAAGCCGGACCGCGGCTGACGCGCCGACGCCGGCGGGCAGCGCCTCGCTGCAATTGGCCTTCAAAGTGCACGCGGCCGAGGTCGATGCCTGCGCCGACGAACTCGTGCGGCAGAGCGTGACGCTGCTGTCGCCGCCGACGGACCAGTCGTTCGGGCATCGGACGCTGTTCTTCCGCGACCCCGACGGCAATCTTCTGGAGGTCTACGCGGAGATCTGA